A genomic region of Corallococcus macrosporus contains the following coding sequences:
- a CDS encoding cytochrome ubiquinol oxidase subunit I, translated as MTSLELARWQFGITTVYHFIFVPLTIGLAPLVALLQTLWVVTGKPGWLRLTRLFGKLFLINFALGVVTGIVQEFQFGMNWSEYARFVGDVFGAPLAMEALAAFFIESTFLGLWIFGWKQLPRALHLASIWLVAFAVNLSAYFILAANSFMQHPVGARFNPATGRAEMTDILAVLTNNTALVAFPHTVTSAFLVAGTFVAGVCGWLMVRSSQSGEAAAAQTFRGGLRLGLVTVVVSGIGVAVSGDAQAKLMFEQQPMKMAAAEALCDGRAGAPFSLLAVGDLNNDCQGVRHLLEVPGFTSYLARGDFQASLEGVNDVQKRYEQRYGTGPDYAPNLAVTYWSFRLMIGLGVGSAALALFGFWLTRGGAASNSERFARLSLAALPTPFLACSFGWIFTEMGRQPWLVAPNPTGVDTLRLLTASGVSTAVSPAMVWTTLIGFTCVYGVLAAVWFYLMRHFVRASLKHPAAVPSEDRHPETAPLSFGY; from the coding sequence ATGACCAGCCTAGAGCTCGCGCGGTGGCAGTTCGGAATCACCACGGTCTATCACTTCATCTTCGTCCCCCTCACCATCGGGCTCGCGCCGCTCGTCGCGCTGCTGCAGACGCTCTGGGTGGTGACGGGAAAGCCGGGGTGGCTGCGGCTGACGCGGCTCTTCGGCAAGCTGTTCCTCATCAACTTCGCGCTCGGCGTGGTGACGGGCATCGTCCAGGAGTTCCAGTTCGGGATGAACTGGAGCGAGTACGCGCGCTTCGTGGGGGACGTGTTCGGCGCCCCGCTCGCGATGGAGGCGCTGGCGGCCTTCTTCATCGAGTCCACGTTCCTGGGGCTCTGGATCTTCGGCTGGAAGCAACTGCCGCGCGCGCTGCACCTCGCCTCCATCTGGCTGGTGGCGTTCGCCGTGAACCTGTCGGCCTACTTCATCCTCGCGGCCAACTCCTTCATGCAGCACCCCGTCGGGGCGCGCTTCAACCCCGCCACCGGGCGCGCGGAGATGACGGACATCCTGGCGGTGCTGACCAACAACACGGCGCTCGTGGCCTTCCCCCACACGGTGACCTCGGCCTTCCTGGTCGCGGGCACCTTCGTGGCGGGCGTCTGCGGCTGGCTGATGGTGCGCTCCAGCCAGTCGGGTGAAGCGGCGGCGGCCCAGACCTTTCGCGGCGGGCTGCGGCTCGGGCTCGTCACCGTCGTCGTCTCCGGCATCGGCGTGGCGGTGAGCGGAGATGCCCAGGCGAAGCTGATGTTCGAGCAGCAGCCCATGAAGATGGCCGCGGCCGAAGCGCTCTGCGACGGCCGCGCCGGGGCGCCCTTCTCGCTGCTCGCGGTGGGAGACCTGAACAACGACTGCCAGGGCGTGCGCCACCTGCTGGAGGTTCCCGGCTTCACGTCCTACCTGGCGCGCGGTGACTTCCAGGCATCGCTCGAGGGCGTCAATGACGTCCAGAAGCGCTACGAGCAGCGCTACGGGACGGGGCCGGACTACGCGCCGAACCTCGCCGTCACCTACTGGTCCTTCCGTCTGATGATTGGGCTGGGCGTGGGGAGCGCGGCGCTGGCGCTGTTCGGGTTCTGGCTCACGCGCGGAGGCGCGGCGAGCAACTCGGAGCGGTTCGCGCGGCTCAGCCTCGCGGCGCTGCCCACCCCGTTCCTCGCGTGTTCCTTCGGGTGGATCTTCACCGAGATGGGGCGGCAGCCCTGGCTGGTGGCGCCCAACCCCACCGGGGTGGACACGCTCCGCCTGTTGACGGCCAGCGGCGTCTCCACCGCCGTTTCACCCGCCATGGTCTGGACGACGCTGATTGGCTTCACCTGCGTCTACGGCGTGCTGGCGGCGGTCTGGTTCTACCTGATGCGGCACTTCGTCCGTGCCAGCCTGAAACATCCGGCGGCCGTCCCGAGCGAGGACCGCCACCCTGAAACCGCGCCGCTGTCGTTTGGCTACTGA
- the hemN gene encoding oxygen-independent coproporphyrinogen III oxidase: MQPCLDLPTPSAELLARYNVAGPRYTSYPTAPEWRGDFGPDALAERLTLAGAREASEPLSLYVHLPFCRSLCWYCGCNVVISQDPSAADRYIDHLVMEMDLVARRLGARRSLSQLHWGGGTPTFLTEAQLERLWTELTRRFTPLPDAEVAIEVHPALTTPGQLSLLRQLGFNRVSMGLQDFDPQVQRTTNRLQTPEQTRALLEHARALGFSGVNFDLIHGLPHQDAERWARTLETVLEMRPDRLAVYAFAFMPDVLKHQKRMPAEALPDARTRLELFRAAREAFVTAGYRPIGMDHFALPEDELARAQAGRRLGRNFQGYTVKAASDVVALGSTGISDVGGAYAQNVRPLPSYYARVAEGRLATERGIVLTGDDRRRRAVITQLMCNFWADLGDEGAAYFAPELERLRAFEADGLLVRDGPQLELTPLGRLFVRNVAMVFDAHLARAANPRFSRTV; encoded by the coding sequence ATGCAACCCTGCCTCGACCTCCCCACGCCGTCCGCGGAGCTGCTGGCCCGGTACAACGTCGCCGGGCCCCGCTACACCAGCTACCCCACCGCCCCCGAGTGGCGCGGCGACTTCGGCCCCGACGCCCTCGCGGAGCGCCTGACCCTGGCCGGCGCGCGGGAGGCCTCCGAGCCGCTGTCCCTCTACGTCCACCTGCCCTTCTGCCGCAGCCTCTGCTGGTACTGCGGCTGCAACGTCGTCATCAGCCAGGACCCGAGCGCGGCGGACCGGTACATCGACCACCTGGTCATGGAGATGGACCTGGTCGCCCGGCGGCTGGGCGCGCGGCGGAGCCTGTCGCAGCTCCACTGGGGCGGCGGCACGCCCACCTTCCTCACCGAGGCGCAGCTGGAGCGGCTGTGGACGGAGCTCACCCGCCGCTTCACGCCGCTGCCGGACGCGGAGGTGGCCATCGAGGTCCACCCCGCGCTGACCACGCCGGGCCAGTTGTCACTGCTGCGCCAGCTGGGCTTCAACCGCGTGTCCATGGGGCTCCAGGACTTCGACCCCCAGGTGCAGCGGACCACGAACCGCCTCCAGACGCCGGAGCAGACGCGCGCGCTGCTGGAGCATGCGCGCGCGCTGGGCTTCAGCGGCGTGAACTTCGACCTCATCCACGGCCTGCCCCACCAGGACGCGGAGCGCTGGGCCCGCACCCTGGAGACGGTGCTGGAGATGCGGCCGGACCGGCTCGCCGTCTACGCGTTCGCCTTCATGCCGGACGTGCTCAAGCACCAGAAGCGCATGCCCGCGGAGGCCCTTCCGGATGCACGCACCCGGCTGGAGCTGTTCCGCGCCGCCCGCGAGGCCTTCGTGACGGCGGGCTACCGGCCCATCGGCATGGACCACTTCGCGCTCCCCGAGGACGAGCTGGCGCGCGCGCAGGCCGGGCGCCGCCTGGGCCGCAACTTCCAGGGCTATACAGTGAAAGCCGCGTCGGACGTGGTGGCGCTGGGCAGCACCGGCATCAGCGACGTGGGCGGGGCGTATGCCCAGAACGTGCGGCCGCTGCCGTCCTATTACGCCCGCGTGGCCGAGGGACGCCTGGCCACCGAGCGGGGCATCGTCCTCACCGGGGATGACCGGCGCCGCCGCGCCGTCATCACCCAGCTCATGTGCAACTTCTGGGCGGACCTCGGCGACGAGGGCGCGGCGTACTTCGCCCCGGAGCTGGAGCGGCTGCGCGCCTTCGAGGCCGACGGGCTCCTGGTGCGCGACGGCCCCCAACTGGAGCTGACGCCGCTCGGCCGCCTCTTCGTGCGCAACGTGGCCATGGTGTTCGACGCCCACCTCGCCCGGGCCGCGAATCCCCGCTTCTCCCGGACGGTGTGA